AACCAACTAACTGATGTGAAAGGTCTGGAGAAGCTCACGAAGTTAAAGTCGCTGGTTCTTTGGAACAATAAACTGACCGATGTAAAGGGTCTGAACAAGCTCACGAAGTTGGTTTCGCTGGATCTCAGCAAAAATCAACTGACCGATGTGAACGGTTTGGAGAAGCTCACGCAGTTAACGGGGCTGGGTCTCAAAGACAACCCCGACCTCACAAAGGCACAGATTGCTGAACTTCAAAAGGCATTGCCGAAGTGCAAAATTCACAGCAACCTCCCTTTAACCAAGGAAGAATCGGCGCAGGTCGTTGAGGCAGTGATTCGCAAGAAACTCAAGAAACCCATAGGCGAACTCACCAAGGCGGACTTAACGAAGGTGACGAGGCTGGATATTCGCGATAATGGCCTGACCGATGTGAAGGGTCTGGAGAAACTCACGCAGTTAACGTCTCTGGATCTCCGTGACAATAAACTGAACGACGTGAAGGTGTTGGAGAAGCTCACGCAGTTGACGTATCTGGATCTCAGTAACAACCCTGACCTCACCAAGGCACAGATTAACCAACTGAAAAAGACGATGCCAAAGTGCCTAATCGGCAGCAACCCCACGAAGTAACCCCTCTCTCTTCCCCCACCCAATCGTCTCAGTTAACTCATCAATCACGTTGAGACCCAAGTTACCCGGGAGATCTCACATATCTCGACACAGATTCCACAGTTGTCTCCACGACTAATTCTCTGAATCCCCAGTGGATTTCCCCACCACCTGTAGCCATAATAGTGTTATGGGAAGAAGGAAAACATACGACGGAGTGATTGAAAGAGTCACCGAACCAGCATTCAGCAAGAAGTACAACTGGTGGTCATTCTCGGTGAAACATGACGGGAAATGGAACTCCGTTACTTCACGAGACAAAAAATCAGCACAAAACCAGTACAAGATCTATGTTCG
This Limisphaerales bacterium DNA region includes the following protein-coding sequences:
- a CDS encoding leucine-rich repeat domain-containing protein, whose protein sequence is MHSNLPLTKEESAQVVEAVIRKKLKKPIGELTKADLTKVTRLDIRDNGLTDVKGLEKLTQLTSLDLRDNKLNDVKVLEKLTQLTYLDLSNNPDLTKAQINQLKKTMPKCLIGSNPTK